attttaaagggAAGAGAGTCTTCTCAGGCAATGGACTTTTTACGTAATAATGTTCATCATATTCCTTCTGATAATGATTCCATTGGACGAGTTAAAACTAACTCTGAAAATGACAATAATACTTCCACTAATTTTAAGGGAAGATATTTCATTAATCTTGTCAAACTTTTGTTTGCCTGTCCAAATCTTGATGCGGCAGAAAATGTCCGTGAAATCATAGCCTTTCGAAGTTCCAAATTCGAAATCGATGTTAATATCGATGCCATTCAGATTTTGAATGAGTTTCTTAAAAATCATGCAAATGTCATGCTTTTAAGTACAATCCATACTTGGATCCACATCAATGTAACTGATGTCAAAGATCATAAGTCGGATAATATGatttttatcaaagaaaaagAACGTAGGCAATTGACTGAAATGAAGCCACCATTGCCACCTACGAAAGGGGTAAAAAAAGAACCTTTAGACCCATCGAAGGGTCCACAGGCAAATGTCTTTCAGACTgctcttaaaaatataaatcacatAATGTTGGAAATGAAAAGGATCCAACAGGATTATCCACATTATGTGAAAGTCTTTGATCCTGACAAGTTCTTGACTTCGGGACATTGTGATAGAAATCAATGTCATGTTGCAGCGGGATTTGATGATTCTGTGGTAAAGCTTTGGCAACATAGTAGCCAAATGCTGAGGggaaaaaatgtatatacaaGTTATAATGAGTCCATATGCCCTTGGAATGTGAATAATCAATTCACTGAAGAGGAGGAAGATAAAGAGGACTTAGATAAAGCAATTGAAGAAGACGAATTCCCGGTTGGAATGAATAATCAGGCTTCCTCCGGAGAGATTCTTCTGCGAGGTCATAGCAGAGGAGTAACTGATCTTCGATTTTCATCCCACTATCCTATTTTACTGACAGTCTCAAAAGACGAATCAATGAGATGTTGGTCAGCTAATAACTATAATTGCTCTAGAATCTACAATGGCCATACTAATCCAATTTGGTGTGTCAATGAGAGTCCTATAAGCTCTTATGTTGCAACTGGTTCTAAAGATCTTACAGCACGTTTATGGAGCCTCGAAAGAGATTTTCCATACATCACTTATATCGGTCAC
This DNA window, taken from Episyrphus balteatus chromosome 2, idEpiBalt1.1, whole genome shotgun sequence, encodes the following:
- the LOC129911491 gene encoding TAF5-like RNA polymerase II p300/CBP-associated factor-associated factor 65 kDa subunit 5L, which translates into the protein MNSSSSSKKHKSSSSEDQKSSSKKAKNEFIRLAVSTYMKDKRYVSTKKIRRTDFNLSQANKQFFFNKMIKNDAFINNFFLFSNVTCNSTNYKFINDQFKKFADFVELQKLEIKIQLRRFYGPIICHLYLEILKGRESSQAMDFLRNNVHHIPSDNDSIGRVKTNSENDNNTSTNFKGRYFINLVKLLFACPNLDAAENVREIIAFRSSKFEIDVNIDAIQILNEFLKNHANVMLLSTIHTWIHINVTDVKDHKSDNMIFIKEKERRQLTEMKPPLPPTKGVKKEPLDPSKGPQANVFQTALKNINHIMLEMKRIQQDYPHYVKVFDPDKFLTSGHCDRNQCHVAAGFDDSVVKLWQHSSQMLRGKNVYTSYNESICPWNVNNQFTEEEEDKEDLDKAIEEDEFPVGMNNQASSGEILLRGHSRGVTDLRFSSHYPILLTVSKDESMRCWSANNYNCSRIYNGHTNPIWCVNESPISSYVATGSKDLTARLWSLERDFPYITYIGHTQDVNCLAFHPNGSYIATGSDDFSVRLWSVATGKVFRVFSESKQPITTLAFSPDGKFLAAAGDERKIRILDLAAGQQLSELKEHSTSVTSIAWSTNGQRIASGSSDGVLKIWNIHKLEGLNLKNESSSTVSTTTSSTPTPTTFSSNNLSRICKVEYNADNVLTVIGRK